From Methanocalculus natronophilus, a single genomic window includes:
- a CDS encoding sulfatase-like hydrolase/transferase → TSMASYYDNTFPNTIPQLFNDKGFISTAHHNYTDHYYPRNDFHPAIGFDQYKDAYAMGMIEEGEYEDSQPPWMSDLEMFEKTLDDVISDEPFFAYYLTVSGHLPYDETHETASEHYDKIIEIYEENDREIPEDESIVYHHAAHYDFDLALGYLMDTLEAEGLLDDTVIWIQSDHYAYGMNRDTISEIDTWKGTDETRLNMHNVPLSIHHSSLDGRTVSHTFSNIDVM, encoded by the coding sequence ATACATCAATGGCATCTTATTACGATAATACATTCCCTAACACTATCCCACAATTATTTAACGATAAAGGCTTTATTTCAACTGCCCATCATAATTATACCGATCACTACTACCCGAGAAACGATTTCCACCCAGCAATCGGCTTTGATCAATATAAAGATGCTTATGCCATGGGAATGATTGAAGAAGGGGAATATGAAGATAGCCAACCCCCATGGATGAGTGACCTTGAGATGTTTGAAAAGACATTAGACGATGTAATTAGTGATGAACCTTTCTTCGCTTACTACTTAACAGTTAGTGGACACCTTCCTTATGATGAAACCCATGAAACAGCTAGTGAACATTATGATAAAATCATAGAAATTTATGAAGAAAATGACCGAGAAATCCCAGAAGACGAATCCATTGTTTATCATCACGCTGCACATTACGATTTCGATTTAGCCTTGGGCTATTTAATGGATACACTTGAAGCAGAAGGATTATTAGATGATACAGTCATTTGGATACAATCAGACCATTATGCATACGGTATGAATCGTGATACCATTTCTGAGATTGATACATGGAAAGGTACCGATGAAACACGTTTAAACATGCACAATGTTCCTTTAAGCATTCACCACTCCTCATTAGATGGTAGAACGGTTTCTCACACATTCTCAAACATTGATGTTATGC